The Engystomops pustulosus chromosome 9, aEngPut4.maternal, whole genome shotgun sequence genome includes a window with the following:
- the MSN gene encoding moesin isoform X1 encodes MPKTISVRVTTMDAELEFAIQPNTTGKQLFDQVVKTIGLREVWFFGLQYQDTKGFSTWLKLNKKVTAQDVRKDSPLLFKFRAKFYPEDVSEELIQDITQRLFFLQVKEGILNDDIYCPPETAVLLASYAVQAKYGDYNKDVQKPGYLSQDKLLPQRVLEQHKLSKDQWEDRIHVWHEEHRGMLREDAILEYLKIAQDLEMYGVNYFSIKNKKGSELWLGVDALGLNIYEQNDRLTPKIGFPWSEIRNISFNDKKFVIKPIDKKAPDFVFYAPRLRINKRILALCMGNHELYMRRRKPDTIEVQQMKAQAREEKHQKQMERALLENEKKKRELAEKEKEKIEREKEELMERLRQIEEQTRKAQQELEEQTRKALELEEERRRSQEEAEKLARDRQAAEEAKEALLKQSQDQMKNHEQLASELADLTSKISQLELARQKKECEAEEWQLKAQAVQDDLEKTKEELKHVMTTPHVQEPVHAENEHDDEQDENGAEASADLKGGAIIKDRSEEERTTEAEKNERVQKHLQLLSSELEQARDETKKTANDLLHAENVRVGRDKYKTLRQIRQGNTKQRIDEFESM; translated from the exons GTGGTGAAAACCATTGGACTACGAGAAGTCTGGTTCTTTGGACTCCAGTATCAGGACACAAAGGGCTTCTCAACATGGCTAAAGCTCAACAAAAAG GTCACAGCTCAGGATGTACGGAAAGATAGTCCATTGCTTTTCAAGTTTCGTGCCAAATTCTATCCAGAGGATGTCTCTGAGGAACTGATCCAAGACATTACCCAGCGACTCTTCTTCCTGCAAGTGAAAGAAGGAATTCTGAATGATGACATTTACTGTCCACCAGAAACCGCAGTGCTGCTGGCGTCCTATGCTGTGCAGGCCAAGTACGGAGACTACAACAAAGATGTCCAGAAGCCGGGATATCTGTCACAGGACAAGCTGCTTCCTCAGAG AGTTCTGGAACAGCACAAACTTAGTAAAGACCAATGGGAGGACAGAATCCATGTCTGGCATGAAGAACACAGGGGCATGCTAAG GGAAGACGCCATTCTAGAATACCTGAAGATCGCCCAAGATCTGGAGATGTATGGAGTGAATTACTTTAGCATTAAGAATAAGAAGGGCTCTGAACTTTGGCTCGGAGTGGATGCATTGGGACTGAATATTTATGAACAAAATGACAG ATTGACACCCAAGATTGGGTTTCCATGGAGTGAGATCAGGAACATCTCCTTCAATGACAAGAAATTTGTTATCAAACCTATTGATAAGAAGGCTCCT GACTTTGTATTCTATGCTCCCCGATTACGGATCAATAAGCGTATTTTGGCACTCTGCATGGGCAACCATGAGTTGTACATGCGTCGTAGGAAGCCGGACACCATTGAAGTCCAGCAGATGAAGGCTCAAGCAAGAGAAGAGAAGCATCAGAAGCAGATGGAGAG GGCCCTGCTGGAGaatgagaagaagaagagagagcTGGCTGAGAAAGAGAAGGAAAAGATAGAGCGTGAGAAGGAGGAACTGATGGAGAGGCTAAGACAAATAGAGGAGCAAACTAGAAAGGCCCAGCAAG AATTGGAGGAACAGACCCGAAAAGCTTTGGAATTGGAGGAAGAGCGCAGacggtcacaggaagaggctgagaaACTCGCTAGGGATCGCCAGGCTGCTGAGGAGGCCAAGGAAGCCCTACTGAAACAATCGCAGGACCAGATGAAAAATCACGAGCAGCTG GCATCAGAGCTTGCCGATCTGACAAGTAAAATCAGCCAACTGGAACTGGCCCGACAGAAGAAGGAATGCGAGGCAGAAGAATGGCAGCTGAAG GCCCAGGCCGTGCAAGATGATTTGGAGAAGACCAAGGAGgagctgaagcatgtgatgaccACTCCTCATGTACAGGAGCCGGTCCATGCAGAGAATGAACATGACGATGAGCAGGATGAGAACGGTGCAGAGGCCAGCGCCGATCTGAAAGGAGGAGCCATCATTAAAGACCGGAGTGAAGAAGAACGGACCACAGAGGCAGAGAAGAATGAAAGGGTCCAGAAACACCTTCAG TTGCTGAGCTCGGAGTTGGAACAGGCCAGAGATGAAACCAAGAAGACGGCAAATGATCTTCTGCACGCCGAAAATGTGCGCGTCGGAAGAGACAAGTACAAGACACTCCGCCAGATCCGCCAAGGCAACACCAAGCAGCGTATAGATGAATTTGAATCTATGTAA
- the MSN gene encoding moesin isoform X2 — MSISVRVTTMDAELEFAIQPNTTGKQLFDQVVKTIGLREVWFFGLQYQDTKGFSTWLKLNKKVTAQDVRKDSPLLFKFRAKFYPEDVSEELIQDITQRLFFLQVKEGILNDDIYCPPETAVLLASYAVQAKYGDYNKDVQKPGYLSQDKLLPQRVLEQHKLSKDQWEDRIHVWHEEHRGMLREDAILEYLKIAQDLEMYGVNYFSIKNKKGSELWLGVDALGLNIYEQNDRLTPKIGFPWSEIRNISFNDKKFVIKPIDKKAPDFVFYAPRLRINKRILALCMGNHELYMRRRKPDTIEVQQMKAQAREEKHQKQMERALLENEKKKRELAEKEKEKIEREKEELMERLRQIEEQTRKAQQELEEQTRKALELEEERRRSQEEAEKLARDRQAAEEAKEALLKQSQDQMKNHEQLASELADLTSKISQLELARQKKECEAEEWQLKAQAVQDDLEKTKEELKHVMTTPHVQEPVHAENEHDDEQDENGAEASADLKGGAIIKDRSEEERTTEAEKNERVQKHLQLLSSELEQARDETKKTANDLLHAENVRVGRDKYKTLRQIRQGNTKQRIDEFESM, encoded by the exons GTGGTGAAAACCATTGGACTACGAGAAGTCTGGTTCTTTGGACTCCAGTATCAGGACACAAAGGGCTTCTCAACATGGCTAAAGCTCAACAAAAAG GTCACAGCTCAGGATGTACGGAAAGATAGTCCATTGCTTTTCAAGTTTCGTGCCAAATTCTATCCAGAGGATGTCTCTGAGGAACTGATCCAAGACATTACCCAGCGACTCTTCTTCCTGCAAGTGAAAGAAGGAATTCTGAATGATGACATTTACTGTCCACCAGAAACCGCAGTGCTGCTGGCGTCCTATGCTGTGCAGGCCAAGTACGGAGACTACAACAAAGATGTCCAGAAGCCGGGATATCTGTCACAGGACAAGCTGCTTCCTCAGAG AGTTCTGGAACAGCACAAACTTAGTAAAGACCAATGGGAGGACAGAATCCATGTCTGGCATGAAGAACACAGGGGCATGCTAAG GGAAGACGCCATTCTAGAATACCTGAAGATCGCCCAAGATCTGGAGATGTATGGAGTGAATTACTTTAGCATTAAGAATAAGAAGGGCTCTGAACTTTGGCTCGGAGTGGATGCATTGGGACTGAATATTTATGAACAAAATGACAG ATTGACACCCAAGATTGGGTTTCCATGGAGTGAGATCAGGAACATCTCCTTCAATGACAAGAAATTTGTTATCAAACCTATTGATAAGAAGGCTCCT GACTTTGTATTCTATGCTCCCCGATTACGGATCAATAAGCGTATTTTGGCACTCTGCATGGGCAACCATGAGTTGTACATGCGTCGTAGGAAGCCGGACACCATTGAAGTCCAGCAGATGAAGGCTCAAGCAAGAGAAGAGAAGCATCAGAAGCAGATGGAGAG GGCCCTGCTGGAGaatgagaagaagaagagagagcTGGCTGAGAAAGAGAAGGAAAAGATAGAGCGTGAGAAGGAGGAACTGATGGAGAGGCTAAGACAAATAGAGGAGCAAACTAGAAAGGCCCAGCAAG AATTGGAGGAACAGACCCGAAAAGCTTTGGAATTGGAGGAAGAGCGCAGacggtcacaggaagaggctgagaaACTCGCTAGGGATCGCCAGGCTGCTGAGGAGGCCAAGGAAGCCCTACTGAAACAATCGCAGGACCAGATGAAAAATCACGAGCAGCTG GCATCAGAGCTTGCCGATCTGACAAGTAAAATCAGCCAACTGGAACTGGCCCGACAGAAGAAGGAATGCGAGGCAGAAGAATGGCAGCTGAAG GCCCAGGCCGTGCAAGATGATTTGGAGAAGACCAAGGAGgagctgaagcatgtgatgaccACTCCTCATGTACAGGAGCCGGTCCATGCAGAGAATGAACATGACGATGAGCAGGATGAGAACGGTGCAGAGGCCAGCGCCGATCTGAAAGGAGGAGCCATCATTAAAGACCGGAGTGAAGAAGAACGGACCACAGAGGCAGAGAAGAATGAAAGGGTCCAGAAACACCTTCAG TTGCTGAGCTCGGAGTTGGAACAGGCCAGAGATGAAACCAAGAAGACGGCAAATGATCTTCTGCACGCCGAAAATGTGCGCGTCGGAAGAGACAAGTACAAGACACTCCGCCAGATCCGCCAAGGCAACACCAAGCAGCGTATAGATGAATTTGAATCTATGTAA